Proteins encoded by one window of Desulfovibrio ferrophilus:
- a CDS encoding tetratricopeptide repeat protein: protein MRMRVFQTLIFLIMLAAFAFPAQAETKIITKTIRQSFEGMQSPEDARITAVTRAKRMALEEAGTYLESLTVVQNGSLAQDQIMALAAGVLKTEIIQEKRYVTDDTFGIEVTARINVDTSILDRRVREFLDNAGALQKFEESEKKQQELLARIEELETKNRELTKLSTEQREELKEEFKHVSQGLTAEEWTHKAFALWDNGRYTDPQKALEYLNQAIELDPQYGIAYNDRGNVHNNFSQYKRAIADYGRAIDLTPGFGEAYYNRGVTYATLQRHSRAITDFSQAIKLNPNYTKAYYNRGVVYATLGQYQRAIWDYDRAIELNPNYAFAYGNRAFMHKALGNILQAKSDANRARLINFNIPVPTF, encoded by the coding sequence ATGCGGATGCGCGTTTTTCAGACCCTGATATTCCTGATCATGCTGGCGGCTTTCGCCTTCCCGGCTCAGGCTGAAACCAAGATCATCACCAAGACCATCCGCCAGTCCTTTGAAGGCATGCAGTCGCCTGAGGACGCTCGCATTACGGCTGTGACACGGGCCAAACGCATGGCCCTGGAAGAGGCAGGAACCTACCTCGAAAGCCTGACCGTGGTACAAAACGGCAGCCTGGCCCAAGACCAGATCATGGCCCTGGCAGCGGGTGTTCTCAAAACCGAAATCATTCAGGAAAAAAGATACGTCACGGACGACACTTTTGGTATCGAAGTCACCGCCCGCATCAACGTGGACACCTCAATACTGGATCGCCGAGTCCGAGAGTTTCTGGATAACGCAGGAGCTTTGCAGAAATTTGAGGAGTCCGAAAAAAAGCAGCAGGAATTGCTCGCCCGCATCGAAGAACTGGAAACGAAAAACCGCGAACTGACCAAGCTGAGCACCGAGCAGCGCGAGGAACTCAAGGAAGAGTTCAAGCATGTCTCGCAGGGTTTGACGGCGGAAGAGTGGACCCACAAAGCTTTCGCCCTCTGGGATAATGGACGATATACAGACCCGCAAAAAGCACTGGAATACCTGAATCAGGCTATCGAGCTGGACCCGCAATATGGCATTGCCTACAACGACCGTGGCAATGTCCACAATAACTTCAGCCAATACAAGCGGGCAATCGCGGATTATGGGCGAGCTATCGACCTGACTCCCGGCTTTGGCGAAGCCTACTATAATCGCGGCGTTACCTACGCCACACTCCAGCGACACTCGCGGGCAATCACGGACTTCAGCCAGGCCATCAAGCTCAATCCGAACTATACCAAAGCCTACTACAACCGGGGCGTTGTCTACGCCACTCTCGGGCAGTACCAGCGTGCAATTTGGGATTATGATCGTGCGATCGAGCTGAATCCAAATTACGCGTTTGCATATGGAAACCGCGCCTTCATGCACAAGGCGCTGGGGAACATCCTCCAGGCCAAATCCGATGCCAACAGGGCCAGGCTGATAAACTTCAACATCCCTGTCCCCACATTCTAA
- a CDS encoding FKBP-type peptidyl-prolyl cis-trans isomerase produces MAPAKSGDTVRIHYTGKLEDGHVFDSSIERDEPFEFTLGSGNVIPGFDKAVTGMDAGEKKTFTIPVAEAYGERNAEMVFEFPKTELPGEVDPEAGMVLEAQGEDGGQYRLTVTEVNEDTVTLDGNHPLAGKDLTFEIELLEIAE; encoded by the coding sequence ATGGCCCCCGCGAAAAGCGGCGATACTGTACGCATCCATTACACCGGCAAACTCGAGGACGGGCACGTCTTCGATTCATCCATAGAGCGTGACGAACCCTTCGAGTTCACCCTCGGCTCGGGCAATGTCATCCCCGGATTCGACAAGGCCGTGACCGGAATGGATGCGGGAGAAAAAAAGACCTTCACCATCCCCGTGGCCGAAGCCTATGGCGAACGCAACGCAGAAATGGTTTTTGAATTTCCCAAGACCGAACTGCCCGGCGAAGTCGACCCCGAAGCCGGCATGGTGCTGGAAGCTCAGGGCGAAGACGGCGGCCAATATCGCCTGACCGTGACCGAAGTCAACGAAGATACCGTGACTCTGGACGGCAACCACCCCCTGGCTGGCAAGGATCTGACCTTTGAGATCGAGCTGCTGGAAATCGCGGAGTAG
- a CDS encoding arylesterase: MNIISITRVAALLAAICILTAQPVLSWAADKATMKQTRQITLLAFGDSLTAGYGLPVDQSLPSQLEQLLLADQYNVRIINAGVSGDTTAGGLARLAWTLEEPVDAAILELGANDALMGQDPAAMERNLDAMLMMFDKKGIPVLLAGMRSIANYGEDYARAFDGVFPRLAGKHGTLFYPFLLDGVVMDPTMNQMDGIHPNARGAREIANRMYPLVRELVEQAYRN; the protein is encoded by the coding sequence ATGAACATCATAAGTATTACTCGGGTGGCCGCCCTGCTGGCGGCCATCTGCATCCTCACCGCGCAGCCGGTCCTCTCATGGGCCGCAGATAAAGCGACAATGAAGCAAACGCGGCAAATCACCCTCCTCGCCTTTGGCGACAGCCTCACTGCTGGTTACGGTCTGCCCGTGGACCAATCTCTGCCCTCGCAGCTGGAGCAACTGCTCCTGGCCGACCAATACAACGTGCGCATCATCAATGCGGGAGTCTCCGGCGACACCACCGCTGGCGGCCTGGCGCGTCTGGCATGGACCCTGGAAGAGCCTGTGGATGCTGCCATTCTGGAGTTGGGCGCCAACGATGCCCTCATGGGCCAGGACCCGGCAGCCATGGAGCGAAATCTGGACGCCATGCTCATGATGTTCGACAAGAAGGGTATCCCCGTGCTGCTGGCGGGAATGCGATCCATAGCCAACTACGGCGAGGATTACGCCCGCGCCTTTGACGGCGTCTTCCCCCGGCTGGCAGGCAAACACGGCACGCTGTTTTATCCCTTCCTGCTGGATGGCGTGGTCATGGACCCGACCATGAACCAGATGGACGGCATCCATCCCAACGCCCGTGGCGCTCGCGAAATCGCCAACCGCATGTACCCGCTGGTGCGCGAGCTGGTGGAACAGGCGTATCGGAACTGA
- a CDS encoding ABC transporter permease — translation MRATRRSSLGFFAGLRLALRLARRELRGGVRGFGVFLTCLALGVATVTAVGVFSAAVDDGLTRDARRLLGGDVQFTRTHVQPGADVIDLVSARGRVSHFARMRTMVRPATGDVPVLSSLKAVDRAYPLYGEMVLESGRSLHQALAGQDGLPGAVAERELLLRLNLRPGDVVGVGQVRFVITDVIRKEPDRVTQFFGLGPRLMISLDALQETGLIRPGGLIRFGANVRLNNGAGPDAAESLMEELRERFPDRGLRLRTYRSSGGGLTWLLDSLETNLTLVGLAALLVGGIGVAGAVRSFLAGRESSVAVMKSLGASRRLVNTIYLLQTMGLALAGSLAGAVVGTLVAVLGAGPLAARIGVPLGYGLYWEPVFLALVYGILIALIFAVWPLSAVGRIRPAQLFRGYADPGSRRPGLWAVLVCLGAAGMLLGLLLLTSPSPRLPLGFAAGSVISIGLFWVYAWVIRLLAARMPRVGPPHLRQAIAGLHRPGASTGSVLFSLGLGLTVLVVVLLADGNIQDLIRRQTPATSPSFFFIDVPKGRMAELEQVALAMPGVERVDKTPTIRGRILEINGIPAYEAEVGKGSSWALRSDRALTFAGPRPEKVELVTGDWWPEDYAGPPLICFDSDIAKDFGVGVGDTLTVNILGRRVTGTIAATRDIDYTTGGINHAIIFSPVVLERAPYTWLVSAYAEREAEPLLFREITSQFPEVIAISMREVLEEIAGIVADIGLAVRSCAAVTLLAGLLVLAEALRANLRTRHRDAVIFKVLGATRRDVMLALVLEFAILGAAAALLAAALGTVGGWLFVTEGMDGRWVFLPGTLAAVVLGGVAATVTLGVLGVRKSLAGSAWPVLRNE, via the coding sequence ATGAGGGCCACCCGGAGGTCATCCTTGGGCTTTTTTGCCGGACTGCGCCTGGCCCTGCGTCTGGCTCGACGGGAACTTCGCGGCGGAGTGCGCGGGTTCGGTGTATTTCTGACCTGTCTGGCTCTGGGGGTGGCAACAGTCACGGCCGTGGGCGTGTTTTCAGCAGCGGTGGATGATGGTTTGACTCGCGATGCACGCCGCCTGCTGGGAGGAGACGTGCAATTCACCCGGACTCATGTGCAGCCGGGGGCGGATGTGATCGATCTGGTTTCCGCGCGGGGCAGGGTTTCGCATTTTGCCCGCATGCGGACCATGGTTCGTCCCGCTACTGGGGACGTGCCCGTGCTGTCGTCGCTCAAGGCCGTGGACCGCGCGTATCCCCTGTATGGTGAAATGGTTTTGGAATCCGGACGCAGCCTGCATCAGGCCCTGGCGGGGCAGGACGGTCTGCCCGGCGCCGTTGCCGAACGGGAACTGTTGTTGCGCCTGAACCTACGGCCGGGTGATGTCGTGGGGGTGGGGCAGGTGCGGTTCGTGATCACCGATGTGATTCGCAAGGAACCGGACCGTGTGACCCAGTTCTTCGGCCTGGGGCCACGCTTGATGATTTCCCTGGATGCCTTGCAGGAGACCGGGCTGATCCGGCCCGGCGGGCTGATCCGCTTCGGGGCCAATGTGCGTCTGAACAATGGTGCAGGACCGGATGCGGCCGAGAGTCTGATGGAGGAATTGCGCGAGCGGTTCCCGGACCGGGGACTGCGGCTGAGGACCTATCGCAGTTCCGGTGGCGGTTTGACCTGGCTGCTGGACAGTCTGGAAACGAATTTGACGCTTGTGGGGCTGGCTGCGCTGTTGGTCGGTGGTATTGGCGTGGCTGGGGCCGTACGCTCGTTTTTGGCCGGGCGTGAATCATCCGTGGCGGTGATGAAATCCCTGGGCGCGAGCCGTCGGCTGGTGAACACCATCTATCTGTTGCAGACCATGGGGCTGGCCCTGGCTGGAAGTCTGGCCGGAGCCGTGGTGGGAACGCTGGTGGCGGTGCTGGGAGCGGGACCCTTGGCCGCACGCATCGGTGTGCCGTTGGGGTATGGTCTGTATTGGGAGCCCGTGTTTCTGGCTCTGGTCTACGGAATCCTCATTGCCCTGATCTTTGCGGTTTGGCCTTTGTCTGCCGTGGGCCGGATTCGTCCTGCGCAGTTGTTCCGCGGCTACGCCGATCCGGGAAGCCGTCGCCCCGGTCTGTGGGCCGTGCTGGTCTGTCTGGGCGCTGCCGGAATGCTTTTGGGCCTGTTGCTTCTGACTTCGCCCAGCCCCCGTCTGCCTCTGGGGTTTGCAGCCGGGAGCGTGATCAGCATCGGGCTGTTCTGGGTCTATGCCTGGGTGATTCGTCTGCTGGCGGCGCGGATGCCGCGCGTGGGGCCACCGCATCTCCGTCAGGCCATCGCTGGCCTGCACCGCCCCGGAGCCTCCACGGGCAGCGTACTGTTCTCACTGGGGTTGGGGCTGACCGTGTTGGTGGTCGTGCTGCTGGCGGATGGCAATATTCAGGATCTGATCCGCCGTCAGACTCCAGCGACTTCGCCATCGTTCTTCTTTATCGATGTACCCAAGGGGCGCATGGCCGAACTGGAACAGGTCGCTCTGGCAATGCCCGGAGTCGAGCGCGTGGACAAGACCCCAACCATCCGTGGGCGAATTCTGGAGATCAACGGCATTCCTGCCTATGAGGCCGAAGTGGGGAAGGGCTCGTCCTGGGCCTTGCGTTCGGACCGCGCCCTGACCTTTGCGGGGCCGCGCCCGGAAAAGGTCGAACTGGTCACGGGCGACTGGTGGCCCGAAGACTACGCTGGCCCGCCGCTGATCTGTTTTGATAGTGATATCGCCAAGGACTTCGGGGTTGGGGTGGGCGACACACTGACCGTGAACATTCTGGGGCGTCGCGTGACCGGGACCATCGCCGCCACACGCGACATCGACTACACCACCGGTGGTATCAACCACGCCATCATCTTTTCGCCGGTAGTTCTGGAGCGTGCGCCCTACACATGGCTGGTGTCAGCCTATGCCGAGCGCGAGGCCGAGCCGCTGCTGTTCCGGGAGATTACCAGCCAATTCCCCGAGGTGATTGCCATTTCCATGCGCGAGGTGCTTGAGGAGATCGCAGGCATTGTGGCGGATATCGGTCTGGCCGTGCGCTCCTGCGCGGCGGTGACGCTGCTGGCCGGACTGCTGGTGCTGGCCGAGGCCCTGCGCGCCAACCTGCGCACCCGGCACCGGGACGCGGTGATCTTCAAGGTGCTGGGCGCTACGCGCCGGGATGTGATGCTGGCCCTTGTTCTGGAGTTCGCCATCCTCGGTGCCGCTGCGGCCCTGTTGGCCGCAGCCCTGGGCACGGTGGGCGGCTGGCTGTTCGTGACCGAAGGCATGGACGGACGCTGGGTCTTCCTGCCGGGGACACTGGCCGCAGTGGTGCTGGGCGGCGTTGCGGCCACGGTGACGTTGGGGGTGCTGGGGGTGAGGAAGTCATTGGCGGGCAGTGCTTGGCCGGTGCTTCGCAACGAGTGA
- a CDS encoding ABC transporter ATP-binding protein, producing MMNHTESGREPIMELADVRLTLRAGGVSVDVLRGVDLTVLTGETVSVVGPSGAGKTTLLMVAAGLERPTSGLVRVAGHDLSGLGEDALARFRRDNVGVVFQAFHLVPTMTALENVALPLEFAGARNAMDRARSNLAAVGLEARAGHYPSQLSGGEQQRVAIARAFAPQPRLLLADEPTGNLDADTGARVADLLFETRERLGTTLVLVSHDRGLAARCSRTVTMRDGCLDGAAQAMEAGA from the coding sequence ATGATGAACCATACGGAATCCGGGCGCGAGCCCATCATGGAATTGGCGGATGTGCGGCTGACACTGCGGGCCGGAGGCGTCAGCGTGGACGTGCTGCGTGGAGTGGACCTGACCGTGCTCACTGGTGAGACCGTGAGCGTCGTCGGCCCTTCGGGAGCGGGCAAAACCACGTTGCTCATGGTGGCGGCGGGGCTGGAGCGTCCGACTTCGGGGCTGGTGCGCGTGGCGGGCCACGATCTGTCCGGGCTGGGTGAGGATGCCCTGGCGCGATTCCGGCGTGACAATGTGGGAGTGGTCTTTCAGGCCTTTCATCTGGTGCCGACCATGACCGCTCTGGAGAATGTGGCTCTGCCCCTGGAATTTGCCGGGGCACGCAACGCCATGGACCGGGCACGGTCCAACCTCGCGGCGGTGGGGTTGGAAGCCCGTGCCGGGCATTACCCCTCGCAACTTTCCGGTGGTGAGCAGCAACGAGTGGCCATTGCCCGGGCCTTTGCTCCGCAACCCCGATTGCTGCTGGCGGACGAACCCACGGGTAACCTGGATGCCGACACCGGAGCGCGGGTTGCTGATTTGCTGTTCGAGACCCGCGAGCGATTGGGCACGACCCTTGTGCTGGTGTCGCATGATCGAGGGCTGGCCGCCCGCTGTTCGCGAACCGTGACCATGCGCGACGGCTGTCTGGATGGTGCTGCCCAGGCGATGGAGGCCGGGGCATGA
- a CDS encoding flavodoxin family protein — translation MKVVAFNGSARKKGNTQVLIDHVLGELRTEGIETESISLAGKNIRGCVACLKCFKNQDKRCAVDIDFLNDCVEKMLGADGIILGSPTYFANVSTEMKALIDRAGMVSKANGDMLARKVGAGVVAVRRGGAQQVFNGLNAFFLIGQMMVVGSSYWNVGFGLNRGEVEKDAEGVQTMQTLGRNMAWLLKKIHE, via the coding sequence ATGAAAGTCGTCGCATTCAACGGCAGCGCCCGTAAAAAAGGCAATACACAAGTCCTCATCGATCACGTCCTGGGAGAACTCCGGACCGAAGGCATCGAGACCGAGTCCATCTCCCTTGCCGGAAAGAATATCCGAGGCTGCGTCGCCTGCCTGAAATGCTTCAAGAATCAGGACAAACGCTGCGCCGTGGACATCGATTTTCTGAATGACTGTGTGGAAAAAATGCTGGGAGCAGACGGCATTATCCTGGGATCGCCCACCTATTTTGCCAACGTCTCCACCGAGATGAAAGCGCTCATCGACCGAGCGGGGATGGTCTCCAAAGCCAACGGCGACATGCTGGCCCGCAAGGTGGGAGCAGGTGTGGTGGCAGTGCGCCGTGGTGGTGCGCAGCAGGTCTTCAACGGCCTCAACGCCTTCTTCCTCATCGGCCAGATGATGGTGGTCGGCTCCAGCTATTGGAATGTGGGCTTCGGCCTGAACAGGGGCGAGGTGGAAAAAGACGCCGAAGGCGTGCAGACCATGCAGACTCTGGGCCGCAACATGGCCTGGCTGCTCAAGAAAATCCATGAATAA
- a CDS encoding DUF309 domain-containing protein produces MNKPCAQSAPDLLIKALDELNTSLWFECHETLESLWKSLPKDAPERDLYKGILMIAVGLYHNGRGHRLGALRKLPRAVELLAPFAPACQGVDVSKLLACCGRLLVFFANAAPSAPIPPQLLPDIPLPDPA; encoded by the coding sequence ATGAATAAGCCCTGCGCCCAATCCGCTCCGGACCTGCTCATCAAGGCACTGGACGAATTGAATACAAGTTTGTGGTTCGAATGCCACGAAACCTTGGAAAGCCTCTGGAAATCACTGCCCAAGGATGCACCCGAGCGCGATCTGTACAAGGGAATCCTGATGATCGCCGTGGGCCTGTACCACAACGGTCGGGGACATCGTCTGGGCGCACTCAGAAAACTGCCCCGGGCTGTGGAATTGCTGGCTCCATTCGCCCCTGCCTGTCAGGGCGTGGATGTCAGCAAGCTGCTGGCCTGTTGCGGAAGGCTGCTGGTCTTTTTTGCCAATGCCGCTCCGAGCGCCCCCATTCCGCCCCAGTTACTGCCAGACATCCCACTCCCCGATCCTGCATAA
- a CDS encoding MarC family protein produces MNLFVSIFIKFFVLLAPFFVLSMFLALTKGMDRAARRAVAVRVTLAVIVACLVLFFFGNGLFAVLGITVDSFRIGAGALLFLSAVSLVHGKPGKAPSESGEDISVVPLAIPITVGPASTGALLVMGAGLEGTERLVGCAALVAAVICVGVILFMSHHVQRVLGKMGIEILTKLTGLILAALAAQIIFTGIVNFLGT; encoded by the coding sequence ATGAATCTGTTCGTTTCCATTTTCATCAAATTTTTCGTACTGCTCGCTCCATTCTTTGTGTTGTCCATGTTCCTGGCTTTGACCAAGGGCATGGACCGGGCCGCGAGGCGGGCTGTGGCCGTTCGCGTCACCCTTGCGGTGATTGTTGCCTGTCTGGTCTTGTTCTTCTTCGGCAATGGCCTTTTTGCCGTGCTGGGCATTACCGTGGATAGTTTCCGCATCGGGGCTGGAGCATTGCTGTTCCTGTCCGCGGTGTCCCTGGTGCATGGCAAGCCAGGCAAGGCACCGTCCGAGAGTGGGGAGGACATCAGCGTCGTGCCCTTGGCCATTCCCATTACCGTGGGGCCTGCCAGCACGGGTGCGCTTCTTGTTATGGGCGCTGGTCTGGAAGGGACCGAGAGGCTTGTGGGTTGCGCCGCGCTGGTGGCGGCGGTGATTTGCGTTGGTGTTATCCTGTTCATGTCCCACCATGTGCAGCGTGTGCTGGGCAAGATGGGCATCGAAATTTTGACCAAGCTTACGGGCCTGATTCTGGCTGCCCTGGCAGCGCAGATCATCTTTACAGGCATCGTCAATTTTCTGGGGACCTAA